The Apium graveolens cultivar Ventura chromosome 3, ASM990537v1, whole genome shotgun sequence sequence ACAAAAAAGTGTCGGCTCTACTACTTGGCAACCACAGGAAAGGGAACTTTCCACATCAGATGATTGAGGAATGTCTAAAATTTTACAGTCACAATCGTCAAAAAAAGTATCACATGTTCTCTCTTTTACAGACGAACAAACCCTCACACTATCATCTTCAGCTGGTGAGACAGCCGTGTCAGTAATCTCATGGTTGTGATAGTCATCTTCAGTCACAACAACTAATGACGTTTCATCATTGATCCCAATAGAATGTGAGTCCTTAGACGAAGAATTCTCCTTAGCAACAAGTCCTTCAAAATCTGAGAAAGCCTCATCAATAATCTCATGGTTGTGATAGTCATCTTTAGTCACAACAACTAATGATGTTTCATCGTGGATCCTGATAGAATTCGAGTCCTTGAAAGAAGATATCTCCTTAGCAACAAGTCCTTCAAAATCCGGGCCGATATAGCCTTCTCTCGTTAAAGGAAAGAGAGCTTTTGTTACTTTCTTGTCCCCTTCAGTGGGTATAGGCATAGTCTGCTTCACATTGTTAGGTCTATGGTAAGGGGGCACATGATGAACTGAATCCTGCTTTGTAGATATTCGTTTCGAAGCTATATCTGCATACTTCTCTTCTACGAGGTTTAAGGGCTTGTTATAGTTCTGGGTTGCATGTATTTCATTCTGAGGAACTAAATCTGCATCACAATTAACAGGATTGGACAAAGCAGAGGGAAGAAACTTCTTATCAGTATCTACATGCTTCTCTCTTAGATCAGTTACAGACTTCTTATAGGTCTCTGTCACAAATTTTCCTCTCTGTGGAACTGTGCCCACATCATGATTCACTGGATTGGACAAAGCAGAAGGAAGTAATTTTGTATCAGTACCTACACACTTCTCTCTTAGATTAGTTACAGACTTTTTGTAGTTCTCCGTCACAAAATTTCTTTTCTGCGGAACTGTGCCTGCATCTTCATTCATTGGATTGGAGAAAGCAGAAGGAAGTAATTTTGTATCAGTGTCTACATACTTCTCTCTTAAATTAGTTACAGAATTCGTATACGTCTCTGTCACAAAATTTCCTTTCTGCGGAACTGTGCCTGCATCATTATTCACTGGATTGGACAAAGCAGAAGGACGTAATTTAGTATCAGTATCGACATACTCCTCTCTTAGATTAGTTACAGACTTCGTATAGGTCTCCGTGACATGTCCTTTTTGTGGAACTGTGCCTGCATCATGATTCACTGGATTGGACAAAGTAGGAGGAAGGAAGTCCTGAAAAACATTAGAACAAAACCCCTTTACAGTCTCTCCAAGTGTCTGTACTTGGTTTTCAACATATTTTAAAGTGTCCTGTAAAAGCAACAAGTTCAAATTATTATAAGAACGACCGCCTGTGAAAAATATTTTCTCAGAAGTTAGACAATATTAATATAACTATTTTTTCAGTGGCATGCCTACACAAGAAAAAAAACAAATATCGGCAAGATGGCAACAGTAAGGAGAAATCAGAGAAGTGAGATTTCTCGAAGCAACAGCATCATATATGAGAACAAAAGAAAGGTTAAATAGAAAAAGTATAGGGGAGTGATTATACCATGCTGAATTCATCAACCTCTTGGCACACAACATCAAACTTTTGGTGGATATTCCGAGTCCAAGCTTTATCCTTGACTTTACGATCCATTCAAGAACAGTGTAGCTGGAGTAATACAAAAAGGAATTACCCTTAACACAGGATGTTGATAATAAACTCTACACACAGTTTAATATAAAATTCCATAAGTGATTAACGTCAATAGTGATCGATTATTTGGAACCTATATTTACATAATAACTCCATTCCAATTTACAAATACAATTCGATTACTTACAATAAATCTTCTTATCCAAATTAAGATATAATCTATAACAAATTTGATCGAATTGTCGTAACCAATATACTGAAAAATTTAAGTCTCTAAGTAATCAGTAAACGCTTAAGTATCACAAAATACGATATCAGCACGAAACTAGCCATGGCTAATCCCTAAAGAAAGAGGAACATTAACAATATCTAGAAGCAACATAAAAGCTTAACAATTAACATAAACTAATTACAATGAAACATAAACAATTAtgcatattttaaatattaacaCAAACAGAAAATTTTGCTACGTATTAGCATTACTATCGATCAAAAAGTACAAAATAATTAACTGAACTTCACAATTATCAACTACAATAAGCTAACATAGTTAAATAGATTACTTTTGCAAGTGTAGCTTAACCTTAAGTAGTAAAACAGAAAGTGACGAGAATGATGACGAAAGCTTACCGGAGATTAGTGATCGCCGGAGGTTTGTTGCCGGGAAATAAATTGAGTTTGTTGGGATATGAGAGGAGGGAATAATAAATAGGGTTTTAAGCTGGCGGTAAATATAATAGGGGTATTTATATTTTTATGGTTTTCGCGATGTGAATTGATTTGTGATTGTATAGGAATTAGAATTCGCGACAGTTTAGTATTTTAAACTTTTCGTGCAGGTTTCAAATAATTTATCCTACTGTTACGTTTTTTATTTAAGTCAGGTAATATTTTTAAGTATAAATAATAAATCTAtgtaatttaaataaataacggATTTTCTGTGCGGGCACACAATAAGTATTGATATATCAAATTTTAATTAGTGTTACAATCATAAATGTTGATGGACCTCGCATATACAGCAATTTCACCAATAAAAACACTCCAAATTTATGATTGTTAATGCTTAATGTGTATTTATTGGCACTTATAGGATTCAATATTTATCCGTGATTTTAAAAATTAGACTTTTTAGAAAATATCCAAGAccaaaaatattatattttaaaaaaatggaaaaatatttttaatttacaaaaaatactatttttcaaattatttttgtaaaaatacgaTTTTCTGCAACTCGATTCAGCTAGATGCAATCTTCGAAGTGTTTCTTCAACTCCATGTAATCTCAAATTCAACCAAAAAAAACTCGATTGAATTAGTTGCATATATGATTGATTTTGGTTAATTTTAATTACACCGTacttttgcaaatattttcaggAAATAGTAATATCGAAAAAATCCTTAAAAAATAGTGTTTATGATAATTTTTCTTAGtataatcaattttttttttatattatatacacAACGGGCGTCTAGGTGGAACTCTCATTAATTTACAAATGCACAAAAAATATTTTGAACGCaaattttctaaattttaatTTGTACATTGGAATTCAAGATAATTTGTATCTTAACAATCTCACATGAAACACTTGCAAATGCAAAGTTATCCATAAAAAGAATCATTCTTAAAGTAGTGGACAGCAACCACACTATAATCCATGTTTCTTGTCTAAAGAGTAATGGATTACTTGTAATATCATTTTTTTGGCATTTATAAAACCAAGTGTTCATCTCTGGTCCAGAACTTGGTACTATGTTTAGTTAGCAGCTCTCGAAAAATCTAAACATGTCAGGGAGGAGAGTTTAATCAgaatcatatatctttttaacATCTGGCATCTCTCGTGCCAATTGTCTGCGATACCGCCCAGCCGTGGGTAGTTCTTCTAGTGCCATCATCTAGCCATGGACCAGATTCACAATGCAATGCTGCCTGCATTCTTTTAGAAAACTTCGCATCTTCTTTTGTGGGTATATTGGATTACATTTCTCGCGTGCTGACGTGAATCTTCATAGATGATCAATATGGTTGCACCCTCCACGAAGTTTGGACGTTGATCTTTATATCAAGCTGATTCTGTCAATGCTGATCACAGGGTTCTACACCTGTACTGATTAGCTATTAGATTTGTGCAGATTCCCTAACTTACAAATTTTCTTCGTCAGTACAACCTTTGTCTGTCATGAAATTGTCTGTCAAACGCATGAATTGTTCTCTCACATCACAAAACGCATGAAAATGTCTGTCAGGCACAAAACtgaaaataaacaaaaataagAAGGTATGCGTATAATATAAAACGAAAGAAGCAATAACAGAC is a genomic window containing:
- the LOC141711651 gene encoding uncharacterized protein LOC141711651, with the translated sequence MDRKVKDKAWTRNIHQKFDVVCQEVDEFSMDTLKYVENQVQTLGETVKGFCSNVFQDFLPPTLSNPVNHDAGTVPQKGHVTETYTKSVTNLREEYVDTDTKLRPSALSNPVNNDAGTVPQKGNFVTETYTNSVTNLREKYVDTDTKLLPSAFSNPMNEDAGTVPQKRNFVTENYKKSVTNLREKCVGTDTKLLPSALSNPVNHDVGTVPQRGKFVTETYKKSVTDLREKHVDTDKKFLPSALSNPVNCDADLVPQNEIHATQNYNKPLNLVEEKYADIASKRISTKQDSVHHVPPYHRPNNVKQTMPIPTEGDKKVTKALFPLTREGYIGPDFEGLVAKEISSFKDSNSIRIHDETSLVVVTKDDYHNHEIIDEAFSDFEGLVAKENSSSKDSHSIGINDETSLVVVTEDDYHNHEITDTAVSPAEDDSVRVCSSVKERTCDTFFDDCDCKILDIPQSSDVESSLSCGCQVVEPTLFCSTSSFSNNSYYQSEFDTIPYETENFAYDHTDPDSSVSETPGQADELKNDIPDPKMESIDLFEKTELNGSGVIVDTKFLHVTSCRPRRHRSYKQMIKDAYTKTKRISKEYELLGILYGDIDKESVQHEKDSSLRLPSIIEETPGNEHSLTRDIGDSDWELL